The following are encoded in a window of Coregonus clupeaformis isolate EN_2021a chromosome 34, ASM2061545v1, whole genome shotgun sequence genomic DNA:
- the rnpc3 gene encoding RNA-binding region-containing protein 3 isoform X2 yields the protein MAGEDEELVQSRKSRTLIIRHLPADLSRDEKQDLLKYFGAVAVRVFSDKGVLRHTAFATFGSEKSAAKALSRLHQLQILNHTLVVEFAKDQEHVTVLKDPPVSDSATDVKDVKKKKEVKQPTIPLIETGTAPKLGLKFQTNPSLKYLYPPPSNGILTNITHALLSVPKFYVQVLHLMNKMNLPSPFGPITARPPMYEMYPAPPPPMPPPYPPHYPPLPADEMDFSSEEGSEYESGDDEDKERMIRLMGLVNQACKRPLRTKVSSKRKKPKFKDLLFVPKPDSQSAPGPILQPSDVFEQPQPCGQKKIEFHISTDVSAILEGGGISSTQPQEPTEPAEEAEAAEEMQATTTTEEDPGEGFGKIYPAAQASQLEEDSDEDEDVPSDVISRKELDKGRLSRDEIKRMSVYKNYEPGEPTSRLYVKNIAKSVEEKDLKYIYGRYIDVSSEAERNMFDIVLMKEGRMKGQAFVGLPSERSAEKALRDTNGFVLYDKPLVVSFARSARPKADAPDPKKGPKRTR from the exons ATGGCGGGTGAGGATGAGGAGTTGGTCCAATCGAGGAAGAGTAGAACTCTGATCATCCGCCATCTCCCAGCTGACCTGTCCAGGGATGAGAAGCAGGATCTACTCAAGTACTTTGGTGCCGTGGCAGTCAGAGTGTTCTCTGATAAAGGAGTACTG AGACACACAGCCTTTGCAACATTTGGGAGTGAAAAGTCTGCAGCAAAG GCTCTGAGCAGGCTTCACCAGCTGCAGATCCTCAACCATACCCTGGTGGTGGAGTTTGCCAAAGACCAGGAACATGTGACGGTGCTGAAAGACCCACCTGTGTCAGACAG TGCAACAGATGTCAAAGACGTGAAGAAGAAAAAGGAGGTGAAACAACCGACTATACCGCTGATAGAGACTGGCACTGCACCCAAACTCGG GTTGAAATTTCAAACAAATCCCAGTCTGAAATATTTATACCCACCTCCTTCGAATGGGATCCTGACAAACATAACACATGCCCTTCTGAGCGTACCAAAGTTCTACGTTCAG GTCCTTCACCTGATGAACAAGATGAACCTACCGTCTCCGTTCGGCCCTATCACAGCAAGACCTCCGATG TATGAGATGTATCCTGCCCCCCCTCCACCTATGCCGCCCCCCTATCCTCCCCACTACCCCCCCTTACCAGCAGATGAGATGGATTTCTCCAGTGAGGAGGGGTCTGAGTATGAGAGTGGCGATGACGAGGACAAAGAGAG GATGATTCGCCTGATGGGTCTGGTCAACCAAGCATGCAAGAGACCCCTGAGAACTAAAGTGTCCTCCAAGAGAAAGAAACCCAAGTTCAAGGACCTTCTCTTTGTCCCAAAGCCCGACTCTCAGAG TGCTCCAGGGCCCATCCTGCAGCCATCGGATGTGTTTGAGCAGCCCCAGCCCTGCGGACAGAAGAAGATTGAGTTCCACATTTCAACAGATGTGTCGGCCATACTGGAAGGAGGAGGAATCAGCTCCACCCAGCCACAGGAGCCCACTGAGCCAGCTGAGGAGGCTGAAG CAGCTGAGGAGATGCAGGCCACCACCACTACAGAGGAGGATCCAGGGGAGGGCTTTGGGAAGATCTACCCTGCCGCCCAGGCCTCCCAGCTGGAGGAGGACAGTGATGAGGACGAGGATGTCCCCTCTGATGTCATCTCCAGGAAGGAACTGGATAAGGGACGGCTGTCCAGAGACG AGATTAAAAGGATGTCGGTGTATAAAAATTATGAACCTGGAGAGCCGACCAGCAGACTTTACGTGAAGAACATTGCCAAGTCAGTGGAAGAGAAA GATCTGAAATACATCTATGGGAGATACATCGACGTCTCATCTGAGGCAGAGAGAAATAT GTTTGACATAGTGCTGATGAAGGAGGGTCGTATGAAGGGCCAGGCATTCGTAGGACTCCCCAGTGAGAGGAGTGCAGAGAAGGCCCTGAGAGACACCAACGGTTTCGTCCTCTATGACAAGCCCCTCGTCGTT TCGTTTGCCAGGTCTGCCAGACCTAAAGCGGACGCCCCGGACCCCAAGAAAGGACCCAAACGAACCCGATGA
- the LOC121550094 gene encoding alpha-amylase-like, giving the protein MKVKAKLCGCLLALGLGVGLSQYQSKSHTKQHIQQGRSTIVHLFEWRWNDIAEECERYLGPNGFDGVQISPPSENVVVTKPWRPWWERYQPVSYNLCSRSGTQQELRDMVCRCNNVGVKIYADVVINHMCMSGAGEGEGRRRSTCGSYFNASKREFPSVPYSASHFNDDKCTTSSRNIETFQDIYQVRNCRLLGLLDLAQDKEHVRERIVDYMNRLVDMGIAGFRVDACKHMWPRDLKNIYSRLHNLNTTWFTQGSRPLIYQEVIDLGGEPIKATDYSGLGLVTEFKYGAMLGSVIRKWNQRKLSDLKTCGESWDLLPSGEALVFVDNHDNQRGHGAGGASILTFWEPRMYKMAVAFMLAHPYGVTRVMSSYWWDQHVVDGKDQNDWIGPPSFPDGSTKPVPIQPDGSCGEGWVCEHRWPTIRNMVMFRNVVDGEPLSNWWDNGGNQIAFGRGNQGFIVINNDNCSLDVMLSTGLPGGTYCDVISGQRSGGRCSGKQVTVGGDGRAHFTISPSDPDPVIAIHTHSKLE; this is encoded by the exons ATGAAG GTAAAAGCTAAACTATGTGGCTGCCTGTTGGCTCTGGGTCTTGGAGTAGGCCTCTCCCAATACCAGTCTAAAAGTCACACAAAGCAACACATTCAGCAGGGCAGGTCAACCATAGTCCACCTGTTTGAGTGGCGCTGGAATGACATAGCTGAAGAGTGTGAGCGATATCTGGGACCCAATGGATTTGATGGAGTGCAG ATCTCCCCTCCCAGTGAGAACGTGGTGGTGACTAAACCATGGAGACCGTGGTGGGAGAGGTACCAGCCAGTCAGCTACAACCTCTGTTCTCGCTCTGGAACCCAACAGGAGCTCCGAGACATGGTCTGCAGGTGCAACAATGTCGGG GTGAAGATCTATGCAGACGTGGTCATTAATCACATGTGTATGTCTGGCGCGGGCGAGGGGGAGGGCAGACGCCGTTCGACCTGTGGCTCATACTTCAATGCCAGCAAGAGGGAGTTCCCATCTGTGCCCTACTCCGCTTCCCACTTCAACGATGACAAATGCACCACCAGCAGCAGAAATATTGAGACTTTCCAAGACATTTATCAG GTGCGGAACTGTCGTCTGCTAGGTCTTCTGGACCTGGCGCAGGACAAGGAGCATGTGAGGGAGAGGATAGTGGACTACATGAACAGGCTGGTGGACATGGGTATAGCAGGTTTCAGGGTGGACGCATGTAAACACATGTGGCCTAGGGACCTGAAGAACATCTACAGCAGACttcacaacctcaacaccacctGGTTCACACAGGGATCCAGACCACTCATTTACCAAGAG GTTATCGACCTAGGTGGCGAGCCGATAAAAGCGACAGACTACTCTGGACTGGGCCtcgtcacagagttcaagtatggTGCTATGCTGGGCTCTGTCATCCGCAAGTGGAACCAACGGAAACTCTCTGACCTCAA GACGTGTGGTGAGAGCTGGGATCTGCTGCCCTCAGGCGAGGCACTGGTGTTTGTGGATAACCATGACAACCAGAGAGGGCATGGTGCAGGAGGGGCCTCCATCCTCACATTCTGGGAGCCCAG AATGTATAAGATGGCCGTGGCTTTCATGCTGGCCCATCCCTATGGAGTTACAAGAGTGATGTCAAGCTACTGGTGGGATCAACATGTTGTGGATGGAAAG GACCAGAATGATTGGATAGGTCCTCCCAGCTTCCCTGACGGCTCCACCAAGCCTGTCCCTATCCAGCCAGATGGCAGCTGTGGGGAGGGCTGGGTGTGTGAACACCGATGGCCCACAATCAG aAATATGGTGATGTTCCGTAATGTTGTTGATGGGGAGCCGTTGTCTAACTGGTGGGACAATGGGGGGAACCAGATAGCTTTTGGACGAGGCAACCAAGGCTTCATAGTTATCAACAATGATAACTG TTCCCTGGATGTGATGCTGTCCACCGGCCTTCCTGGAGGAACCTACTGTGATGTCATCTCcggtcagaggtcaggggggCGTTGCTCGGGGAAACAGGTGACCGTTGGAGGGGATGGGAGAGCACACTTCACCATCAGCCCCTCTGACCCGGACCCTGTCATAGCCATTCACACACACTCTAAGCTAGAGTAG
- the rnpc3 gene encoding RNA-binding region-containing protein 3 isoform X1, whose amino-acid sequence MAGEDEELVQSRKSRTLIIRHLPADLSRDEKQDLLKYFGAVAVRVFSDKGVLRHTAFATFGSEKSAAKALSRLHQLQILNHTLVVEFAKDQEHVTVLKDPPVSDSATDVKDVKKKKEVKQPTIPLIETGTAPKLGLKFQTNPSLKYLYPPPSNGILTNITHALLSVPKFYVQVLHLMNKMNLPSPFGPITARPPMYEMYPAPPPPMPPPYPPHYPPLPADEMDFSSEEGSEYESGDDEDKERMIRLMGLVNQACKRPLRTKVSSKRKKPKFKDLLFVPKPDSQSAPGPILQPSDVFEQPQPCGQKKIEFHISTDVSAILEGGGISSTQPQEPTEPAEEAEVAAEEMQATTTTEEDPGEGFGKIYPAAQASQLEEDSDEDEDVPSDVISRKELDKGRLSRDEIKRMSVYKNYEPGEPTSRLYVKNIAKSVEEKDLKYIYGRYIDVSSEAERNMFDIVLMKEGRMKGQAFVGLPSERSAEKALRDTNGFVLYDKPLVVSFARSARPKADAPDPKKGPKRTR is encoded by the exons ATGGCGGGTGAGGATGAGGAGTTGGTCCAATCGAGGAAGAGTAGAACTCTGATCATCCGCCATCTCCCAGCTGACCTGTCCAGGGATGAGAAGCAGGATCTACTCAAGTACTTTGGTGCCGTGGCAGTCAGAGTGTTCTCTGATAAAGGAGTACTG AGACACACAGCCTTTGCAACATTTGGGAGTGAAAAGTCTGCAGCAAAG GCTCTGAGCAGGCTTCACCAGCTGCAGATCCTCAACCATACCCTGGTGGTGGAGTTTGCCAAAGACCAGGAACATGTGACGGTGCTGAAAGACCCACCTGTGTCAGACAG TGCAACAGATGTCAAAGACGTGAAGAAGAAAAAGGAGGTGAAACAACCGACTATACCGCTGATAGAGACTGGCACTGCACCCAAACTCGG GTTGAAATTTCAAACAAATCCCAGTCTGAAATATTTATACCCACCTCCTTCGAATGGGATCCTGACAAACATAACACATGCCCTTCTGAGCGTACCAAAGTTCTACGTTCAG GTCCTTCACCTGATGAACAAGATGAACCTACCGTCTCCGTTCGGCCCTATCACAGCAAGACCTCCGATG TATGAGATGTATCCTGCCCCCCCTCCACCTATGCCGCCCCCCTATCCTCCCCACTACCCCCCCTTACCAGCAGATGAGATGGATTTCTCCAGTGAGGAGGGGTCTGAGTATGAGAGTGGCGATGACGAGGACAAAGAGAG GATGATTCGCCTGATGGGTCTGGTCAACCAAGCATGCAAGAGACCCCTGAGAACTAAAGTGTCCTCCAAGAGAAAGAAACCCAAGTTCAAGGACCTTCTCTTTGTCCCAAAGCCCGACTCTCAGAG TGCTCCAGGGCCCATCCTGCAGCCATCGGATGTGTTTGAGCAGCCCCAGCCCTGCGGACAGAAGAAGATTGAGTTCCACATTTCAACAGATGTGTCGGCCATACTGGAAGGAGGAGGAATCAGCTCCACCCAGCCACAGGAGCCCACTGAGCCAGCTGAGGAGGCTGAAG TAGCAGCTGAGGAGATGCAGGCCACCACCACTACAGAGGAGGATCCAGGGGAGGGCTTTGGGAAGATCTACCCTGCCGCCCAGGCCTCCCAGCTGGAGGAGGACAGTGATGAGGACGAGGATGTCCCCTCTGATGTCATCTCCAGGAAGGAACTGGATAAGGGACGGCTGTCCAGAGACG AGATTAAAAGGATGTCGGTGTATAAAAATTATGAACCTGGAGAGCCGACCAGCAGACTTTACGTGAAGAACATTGCCAAGTCAGTGGAAGAGAAA GATCTGAAATACATCTATGGGAGATACATCGACGTCTCATCTGAGGCAGAGAGAAATAT GTTTGACATAGTGCTGATGAAGGAGGGTCGTATGAAGGGCCAGGCATTCGTAGGACTCCCCAGTGAGAGGAGTGCAGAGAAGGCCCTGAGAGACACCAACGGTTTCGTCCTCTATGACAAGCCCCTCGTCGTT TCGTTTGCCAGGTCTGCCAGACCTAAAGCGGACGCCCCGGACCCCAAGAAAGGACCCAAACGAACCCGATGA